GTCTCCTCGTGGACCCGCACCCGGAAGGTCGGGTCCTCGTCGGCCAGCTTCGCAAGCGCCTGGGACAGCTTGTCCTGGTCGGCCTTCGTTTTCGGCTCGATGGCGATGTGCACCACCGGCTCCGGAAACGTCACCGACATCAGGGCCACAGGCCTGTCCGTGTCGCAGAGCGTGTCGCCCGTCGTCGTGTTCTTGCAGCCGATCACCGCGCCGATATCGCCGGTCCGCAGTTCCTGCAGGTCCGTCCGCTCGTCCGCGTGCATCTCAAGCAGCCGTCCAAGCCGCTCCTTGCGGCCCGTCCGGGCGTTCAGCACCTGGTCGCCCGCCTTGAGCGCGCCCGAGTACACCCGGACAAAGGTCAGGCGGCCCACATGGGGGTCCGTCAGGATTTTGAACGCAAGCGCCGAGAACGGCTCGTCGTCCGAAGGACGCCGGACCACCACACGCTCCTGATCATCCGGCGCGGTGCCCTCGTAGTCCGGTATGTCCACCGGGCTGGGGAGATAGTCCACCACCGCGTCGAGCATCATCCGCGTGCCCTTGTTCCGCAGCGCCGTGCCCGCGACCACGGGGGTCAGCTTCATGGCCAGCGTCGCCCGCCGGATGGCCGACTTGATCTCGTCCACCGTGAGGCCCGCCTCGTCGTCGAGGTACCGCTCCATGAAGGCGTCGTCCGCGTCGGCGATGCTCTCCAGCATCTCATGGCGGTGCATCATCACCTCCTCCAGCATCTCCTCCGGCACCGGGGTGATCACCTGGTTGTTCTCGGTGGTGTCGCCGTCCCAGGCGACCATGCGCAGGTCCACCAGGTCCACAAGCGCCCGGAAGCTGTCCTCCGAACCGACCGGAAACTGAAGGGGCACCGCGTTCGCCCGCAGCCGCGTCCGCATCGTGGACACCGCGCGGTCGAAGTCCGCCCCGACACGGTCCATCTTGTTGATGAAGGCGATTCGGGGAACTCCGTAACGCTGGGCCTGCCGCCACACGGTCTCGGACTGGGGCTGTACACCCGCCACGGCGCAGAACACGGCCACGGCGCCATCGAGCACGCGCAGACTGCGCTCCACCTCGGCCGTGAAGTCTATGTGGCCGGGCGTGTCGATGATGTTGATGTGGTAACCATTCCAACTGCAGGCTGTCGCCGCCGAGGTGATGGTTATACCGCGCTCCCGCTCCTGTTCCATGTAGTCCATGGTCGCCGCGCCGTCATGGACTTCGCCCATGCGGTGCAACCGGCCGGAGTAGTACAAGACTCGTTCGGTGACGGTGGTCTTGCCGGCGTCAATATGGGCCATGATGCCTATGTTGCGCATTTTTTCAATGGGCTTCGTTCTGGGCACGTGCTCTCTCTCGCTTTCCTAGCACCCGCTCGCGCGGGGGACATGCGGAAGTTCCGGGTTTCTCATTTTTCCCGGTTTCGCCACGCGCCAGCCGTTTTTGGCATCCGGCTTCACGCTCTCTCTGATTCAACTTTCCGTCAAAACAGAGGTGATTTGGCCCGGGAATTTCCGGTCCGCTCACTCTCCATCGAATATGATCAGCAATTTCCTCATCGGGTAACCGGTGGGCGCCTAGAACCGGAAGTGGGCGAACGCCTTGTTCGCCTCCGCCATCCGGTGCGTGTCGTCTTTGCGCTTCATTGTCGCGCCCTGCTTGTTAAAGCAGTCCATCAGCTCGCCTGCAAGGCGCTCTTTCATTGTCTTTTCACCGCGTTTCCGCGAAAACTCGATAATCCAGCGGAAGGCCAGGGCCGTGCGGGTCGCCGGGGCGATTTCAACCGGAACCTGGTAGGTGGCGCCGCCGATGCGGCGCGACTTCACCTGGAGCATCGGCTTCGCGTTGTCCAGCGCCGTGTTGAACACGGCCAGCGGGTCCTCGTTCGGAAGCTTGGCCTTGATGATGTCGAACGCGCCGTACACAATGGCCTCGGCAAGGCTCTTCTTGCCGCCCAGCATCACCGTGCTGATGAACTTCGAGACCACCGTGCTGCCGTACACCGGATCGGCCAGCGGAACCCGTTTCACTATCTCTCGCCGTCTCGCCATCGTTTATTCCATGCCTTGTGGCGCCAGAAGCGCCGGTTCAGCCCGCAACTTTCCACTCTCGCCGCGCGTCCGCCCGGCGGGGAATTTCATCACTACTTCTTCTTTTTCGCGTCGCCGCCCTTCTTGGGCCGCTTCACCCCGTACTTGGACCGGCTCACCCAGCGGCCCGCGCGGACCTTCTTGCCGCCCTGGTCCTTCTCGCTCGCCGTGCCGCCGCAGTCGCCCGTCGCGTCGAGGACGCCGCGGATGAGGTGGTAGCGGACGCCGGGAAGGTCCTTCACGCGGCCCCCGCGGATCATCACCTGCGAGTGCTCCTGAAGATTGTGCCCCACGCCGGGAATGTAGGTGGTCACTTCCATCCCGTTTTTCAGACGGACACGGGCCACCTTCCGGAGCGCCGAATTCGGCTTCTTCGGGGTCATCGTGAAAACACGGGTGCAGGTGCCTGAAGCCTGGGGGCACGCTTTCAGCGCCGGCGACTTCGTCTTGGACACCACCGCCTTGCGGCAGTTTCGAACCAGTTGGTTAATGGTCGGCAAAACTACTCTCCCTATGCGAAATCAGATGGATTCCCAAGGCGCACGGCATGCCCGCCGGGCACGCCCGGCCAATGCACCAAAATCCTTGAATTGACAACGGACGGATAAGATACCACATTTTCACGGCCAAGTCAACAAAAAATCACCCGTTGTTTTACAGGGGGCCGGAAGGGGCGGACAGCATGTTTTCTTGACAATCCGGCCACTGGCGTATTTTCCCGCCCAATGTGCTGCTCAGAGGCCGGGAACCGCCAATTTGCGCCTGAATTCGGCCGTGTTTCCCGCCCCGTCCGTCACCCGGAGCACAAGTTCCTGACTGCCAGCAGGCAGGTCCGCATCGCGTTCCCAGACTATCCTGCCGTCGTCCGCATCATACCCGGCAAGCAGCCATTGCCCGCCGCATTCAAGACTCCACGAGGCAACCCCGCTTTCCAGGTCTGAAACGGTGGCGCGGATACGGGGACGGCGGCTCTCCGCCGCATATCCATCCTCGGGGACCATCTCTTTGAGCCGAGGCGGGGACAGGTCCTCCACCACTGAAAGCGCGCCAAAACTGGATATCTCCGCCTGAATCCGCCCGTCCTTCACACTGCCCTGCATCCAGGCCCATCCCGACCCGGTTTGACGCCCCACGGCCGCCTTCTCCGGGTGCTTGATGGTGTCGGGAAGGGGAAGGGTTATCCGGCCCGGACGGTCCAAGGGCGCGTTTTCGGGCCACAACCGCCATACGGGGCCGAGGTTGCCCCCTTTTTTGCCTCCCTCATCCAGCGTTGCAGACACCGGCAGCAACCCGTACACGCCCCTTTCAGGTATTTCCAGCCGGGCGCCGCCTTCCAGTGCCATCGTGAAAGGCTTCTCACGCGCGGCCACATCGAAGGACCGCCCCCATGCGGCCAGGCGCGGGTGGGAAACCCGCACCGTGCACGGGCCCGCCCCGTCAAACTTCACCGCTCCGCTAAAAACCGCGCCCCCCGCCCGGACAAATGCCACACTTCGCGCCGCAGCGCCGCCGGCAGTCACCTCCACCAGTGGGGGCTCCACTTCGGCGGCGGGGAAACGCGCCGTGAACGAGAGCCAGTCCCCCATGCAGCGCCATTCCAAGTCCCCACGCGCCGCATTGGCCGCCCCTGCTGGGGCCTCCCGCGGCGCGTCCTCATCCCGCAGCACCGGGCACACTATCACGCTCCGGTTGCCCATGAAGTCAACCAGCTCAAGGACCAGTTCGCCCCCCTCCTCCGGCACCGTCCACCAGCCGGTTTCCGTAACCGCCGCATAGCTCTCGCACACGTTCCCCGGCCAGCGCCAGAGCAGTTTGAAGCGCCCCAAATCCCCGAGAAACGGATGGTGCGCCACGGCGTTGTTGTGGTGGTTGTCATAGGACAGCCTGTCGTGGCGGACCTCAAAAACAGTGGTTTCTCCGAACAGAAGGCGCAAACGGTGGGCGCCCAGTTTCAATCCGTCCGGCTCATGGTCCACATACTCGACCCCGAACCCGATCTTCCCCCGCGCACGCACCGGCGGGCAGGAGAAACGCCCCGGCCCCTCCGTCTTCAGGGCCAGCACTGCGGGCGCGGCCAGACCGTTTACGGCGGAGTCCGGACCGTCGGGGCAGACCAGCACTTTGGTCGGCGTGGGCGGGGTGGAATCGGACCACGACATCCCCAGCAGGCGCGGGTTCACGGGGCGTCCCTGCGGGTCGCGCGGCTCGAAATGCAGGTGCGGCGGACCCGACCCACTGTCCCCCGATTTGGCGATGGCCTGGCCCCGGCGCACCCGGAATTCACCCGGCTTAGGGGTCAGGTCCACGTTGTAGTTTTGGCGCGCATGCTGGTTCCGCCGGACATAGTCCCGGAGCTCGTCGTAATAGTCGTCGAGGTGGCCGTACACGGCGGAGTATCCCGTGTCGAACTGCACGTATATGGCCTTGCCATACCCCCAGGCCGAGCAGCGCACCCGGCTGACATGGCCGTCGGCGGCGGCAAGCACGGTTTTGCCCGTGACCCCGCCTGTCCGCAGGTCAATCCCCATATGGAAGCGGCTCCCCCGGTCCTCGCCGAAACTGGAGGAGAGGTTCGGTGCAAGTTCCAGGGGCCATTCATACCCGGTGTCCGCGAACGCGGCGGCCATGAGAGCAGACACACAAACCGCCAGGCGCAGTGTCTCTTTCAGAAAGCGGCCCGGCATCCCGGTCAACGCCTCTTCTTCCCCGTATCCTTCGCGGGGGCGGGTGCGGATGCGGGCGCGGATGTCGGCGCCGCGGTCGGCGCGTTCCCTGCGGAGCCCCCCGCGCCGGACTGGGACAATATGGCCAGGGTCCGCTCGAGTTGCAGGAATATCTTGGTGCGTTCCGGGTCATTCACCACAGGCTCGATAAAACTCTCGACCGCATCCTCGGCGCGGACCCCCTCGAGCATTTTCCGGATGTTGGGCTTCGCCTCGTCGAAGCCCACCGAAGCGGCCTCCGCCGACGCCGCGAGACGTATCACATGGACGCCGTACTCGCTGCGGAACACCGGGCTGACATCGCCCGTTTTCATGGTCCGCGCGCGCTCCAGGAAAAAGGGCGGCAACTGCTCGGCGGCCATCATGCCCATGTCCCCGCCCTTTTGCGCGTCCGGCGCCTCGGACATGTCGCGCGCCACGGCGTCAAAGGTCTCGCCCGCCATCACCCGCGCCCGCGCGCGTTCACCAAGGGCCTCGGCGGCCTTCCAGGCGGCCTCGTCCGCCTTCTGCGGCGACGGCTTCGGGCGGAAGAGCATCTGGTGCAGGTGCAGTTGCCCGGGCCGCTGGAACAGTTCCGGGCGTTTCTCGAAAAATGTCTTCACGTCGGCGTCGGAGACCTTTCCCGCCTTCTCCTTGGCTATCGCCTGGGCGGTGCGCATCTCCAGCAGTTGCCGGTGGATGCTTTCACGCGCCTCCTCCCTGGTCTGGCCGGCAAGCTGCAAAATCTCCCCCTCCGTCGGGTTGGCGTTCCCCGCGGCCTTCAACTGCTCCATGAACTGGTCCAGCCGCTCCTTGTAGGCCTTTTCCACCTCGGGCTCGGGCACCTTCAGCCCGCGCCGCGTCCCCTCTTTGACCAGTATTTCTCGCTTGACAAGTTCGCCGAGGGTGTTCAGGCCCACGCGCACCCGGAACTCGTCGTTGATTTCGCGCACCCCCGACATCAGGGCAACCTCGGACAGGTGCCGCTGGTAGGTGCGCAGAAAGTCTTCCGGGTCCACGGGGACACCGTCCACAATGGCCACGGGGCCGTTGGGCACGGAGCGCTC
The nucleotide sequence above comes from Candidatus Hydrogenedentota bacterium. Encoded proteins:
- a CDS encoding peptidylprolyl isomerase; the protein is MSRLHAALALAVLALSGALSAQVPDLSKMDIVERSVPNGPVAIVDGVPVDPEDFLRTYQRHLSEVALMSGVREINDEFRVRVGLNTLGELVKREILVKEGTRRGLKVPEPEVEKAYKERLDQFMEQLKAAGNANPTEGEILQLAGQTREEARESIHRQLLEMRTAQAIAKEKAGKVSDADVKTFFEKRPELFQRPGQLHLHQMLFRPKPSPQKADEAAWKAAEALGERARARVMAGETFDAVARDMSEAPDAQKGGDMGMMAAEQLPPFFLERARTMKTGDVSPVFRSEYGVHVIRLAASAEAASVGFDEAKPNIRKMLEGVRAEDAVESFIEPVVNDPERTKIFLQLERTLAILSQSGAGGSAGNAPTAAPTSAPASAPAPAKDTGKKRR
- a CDS encoding 30S ribosomal protein S12, with protein sequence MPTINQLVRNCRKAVVSKTKSPALKACPQASGTCTRVFTMTPKKPNSALRKVARVRLKNGMEVTTYIPGVGHNLQEHSQVMIRGGRVKDLPGVRYHLIRGVLDATGDCGGTASEKDQGGKKVRAGRWVSRSKYGVKRPKKGGDAKKKK
- the rpsG gene encoding 30S ribosomal protein S7, which encodes MARRREIVKRVPLADPVYGSTVVSKFISTVMLGGKKSLAEAIVYGAFDIIKAKLPNEDPLAVFNTALDNAKPMLQVKSRRIGGATYQVPVEIAPATRTALAFRWIIEFSRKRGEKTMKERLAGELMDCFNKQGATMKRKDDTHRMAEANKAFAHFRF
- the fusA gene encoding elongation factor G — translated: MPRTKPIEKMRNIGIMAHIDAGKTTVTERVLYYSGRLHRMGEVHDGAATMDYMEQERERGITITSAATACSWNGYHINIIDTPGHIDFTAEVERSLRVLDGAVAVFCAVAGVQPQSETVWRQAQRYGVPRIAFINKMDRVGADFDRAVSTMRTRLRANAVPLQFPVGSEDSFRALVDLVDLRMVAWDGDTTENNQVITPVPEEMLEEVMMHRHEMLESIADADDAFMERYLDDEAGLTVDEIKSAIRRATLAMKLTPVVAGTALRNKGTRMMLDAVVDYLPSPVDIPDYEGTAPDDQERVVVRRPSDDEPFSALAFKILTDPHVGRLTFVRVYSGALKAGDQVLNARTGRKERLGRLLEMHADERTDLQELRTGDIGAVIGCKNTTTGDTLCDTDRPVALMSVTFPEPVVHIAIEPKTKADQDKLSQALAKLADEDPTFRVRVHEETGQTIIAGMGELHLEIIIDRLKREFKVEANVGRPMVAYRETIRGKAEVEKRFIRQTGGRGQYGHVVLTLEAGGPGSGYIFEDKTVGGVIPKEYIPAVDKGCREALESGVVTGYPTVDVKVTLTFGSYHEVDSSEMAFMIAGSMAVKEAAPRANPVLLEPVMRVEVITPDEYTGEVIGDFDRRRGRLEGMDSDAGVQNIRAVVPLAEMFGYANDLRSRTQGRATYAMEFFQYEPAPRNTANEIMEKMGSTYRF
- a CDS encoding M23 family metallopeptidase; this translates as MPGRFLKETLRLAVCVSALMAAAFADTGYEWPLELAPNLSSSFGEDRGSRFHMGIDLRTGGVTGKTVLAAADGHVSRVRCSAWGYGKAIYVQFDTGYSAVYGHLDDYYDELRDYVRRNQHARQNYNVDLTPKPGEFRVRRGQAIAKSGDSGSGPPHLHFEPRDPQGRPVNPRLLGMSWSDSTPPTPTKVLVCPDGPDSAVNGLAAPAVLALKTEGPGRFSCPPVRARGKIGFGVEYVDHEPDGLKLGAHRLRLLFGETTVFEVRHDRLSYDNHHNNAVAHHPFLGDLGRFKLLWRWPGNVCESYAAVTETGWWTVPEEGGELVLELVDFMGNRSVIVCPVLRDEDAPREAPAGAANAARGDLEWRCMGDWLSFTARFPAAEVEPPLVEVTAGGAAARSVAFVRAGGAVFSGAVKFDGAGPCTVRVSHPRLAAWGRSFDVAAREKPFTMALEGGARLEIPERGVYGLLPVSATLDEGGKKGGNLGPVWRLWPENAPLDRPGRITLPLPDTIKHPEKAAVGRQTGSGWAWMQGSVKDGRIQAEISSFGALSVVEDLSPPRLKEMVPEDGYAAESRRPRIRATVSDLESGVASWSLECGGQWLLAGYDADDGRIVWERDADLPAGSQELVLRVTDGAGNTAEFRRKLAVPGL